The following proteins are encoded in a genomic region of Channa argus isolate prfri chromosome 3, Channa argus male v1.0, whole genome shotgun sequence:
- the gtf3aa gene encoding general transcription factor IIIAa translates to METKAEPHKRYICSFPGCSAAYNKQWKLDVHLCKHTGVKPYRCERDGCGKSFCTPYHLARHELSHTGVKPYQCTVDGCTEAFTTSTNRVRHIGRVHSQEQKKYVCRFDGCGMEFKKNKQRTSHMCEQHTHIPPYQCTYEGCQMRFTFPSKLKRHEKVHKGYPCKEEACSFTGKTWTEYLKHRKEQHKSFVKCDKCSKVFRDSWFLQQHQYVHSDMRVVLKCPRDGCERSFTTASNLQCHINSFHEGLQPFTCTHAGCGKKFASKKSLQRHGVVHDPERRKQKKPNPKRSLASRLSGFKESKRVACKKGKKPDSAQKTDPPGSVELVSLLQDTTLLCSPAVDTLGLNNALTTPLTV, encoded by the coding sequence ATGGAAACTAAAGCGGAGCCGCACAAACGTTACATCTGCTCGTTTCCCGGCTGCTCGGCGGCTTATAACAAGCAGTGGAAACTGGACGTCCACCTGTGTAAACACACGGGAGTGAAGCCGTACCGATGTGAGCGCGACGGCTGCGGGAAGTCATTCTGCACCCCGTATCACCTGGCGAGACACGAGCTCAGCCACACCGGTGTGAAGCCTTACCAATGCACCGTGGACGGCTGCACGGAGGCCTTCACCACCAGCACAAACCGCGTCAGACATATTGGCCGCGTTCACTCACAGGAGCAGAAGAAGTATGTTTGTAGATTCGACGGCTGTGGGATGGAGttcaagaaaaacaagcagcGTACATCTCACATGTGTGAGCAGCACACCCACATCCCCCCGTACCAGTGCACCTATGAAGGCTGCCAGATGCGTTTCACCTTTCCCAGCAAGTTGAAGAGACATGAGAAAGTCCACAAAGGGTACCCCTGCAAAGAGGAGGCCTGTTCATTCACAGGAAAGACCTGGACTGAGTATTTGAAGCATAGAAAGGAGCAGCACAAGTCCTTCGTGAAGTGCGATAAGTGCAGCAAGGTGTTCAGGGACTCATGGTTcctgcagcagcatcagtatGTCCATTCTGACATGCGAGTGGTCCTCAAGTGTCCCAGGGATGGATGTGAGAGGTCATTCACCACGGCCTCTAACCTGCAGTGTCACATCAACTCTTTCCACGAGGGGCTGCAGCCTTTCACCTGCACCCACGCAGGCTGTGGAAAGAAATTCGCCTCAAAGAAGAGCCTCCAGCGCCACGGTGTTGTCCACGACCCAGAGAGGAGGAAGCAGAAGAAGCCTAACCCCAAAAGATCTCTTGCATCGAGGTTAAGCGGTTTCAAAGAGTCAAAGAGAGTGGCGTGCAAAAAAGGGAAGAAGCCCGACTCAGCTCAGAAGACAGATCCGCCTGGTTCTGTTGAGCTGGTGTCCCTCCTGCAGGACACAACGTTGCTGTGTAGCCCTGCTGTGGACACACTTGGACTTAATAATGCCCTGACTACACCGTTAACAGTGTAG
- the yju2b gene encoding probable splicing factor YJU2B has protein sequence MGERKGTNKYYPPDFDPAKHGSLNGYHKTHALRERARKLSQGILIIRFEMPYNIWCDGCKNHIGMGVRYNAEKKKVGNYYTTPIYRFRMKCHLCVNYIEMQTDPATCDYVIVSGASRKEERWDMAENEQILTTERTEKEKLETDAMFKLDHSGKDKEKLVKALPSLSEIQDYQSGWKDDFQLNSSLRRKFRTEKKVLAEQEEKDNAVRMRTNLSIPLLPEKEEDKKLAALLTYQAPDSYEDKQHSKRKEISSRSWFSSPSATPGGAAGSLLLKLGQQGKEAAVAKALGSSHSQLIRKHTAVLGIKPKPSATVTHRHSDPDDGTLDGQISKVSQTTEGINIVVRPTQVVQETAETNGRVTSTEEKDQGLKEQDRAVTSLVVEYSDSDSDSGQ, from the exons ATG GgtgaaagaaaaggaacaaaCAAATACTACCCTCCGGATTTCGATCCTGCCAAG CATGGCTCTCTCAATGGATATCATAAAACCCATGCGCTGCGTGAGAGGGCCAGGAAACTGTCTCAGGGCATCCTCATTATCAG GTTTGAGATGCCCTACAACATTTGGTGTGATGGCTGCAAAAATCACATTGGCATGG GGGTCCGTTATAATGCTGAGAAGAAGAAAGTGGGGAATTACTACACCACGCCAATCTACAG GTTCAGGATGAAGTGCCAcctttgtgtcaactacattgaGATGCAGACTGATCCGGCGACCTGCGACTATGTGATAGTGAGTGGGGCAAGCAGAAAGGAGGAGCGCTGGGACATGGCTGAAAATGAGCAGATCCTCACCACAG AgcggacagagaaggagaagctgGAGACGGATGCAATGTTCAAGTTGGATCACAGTGGGAAGGACAAGGAGAAACTTGTAAAGGCTCTACCATCTCTGTCAGAGATCCAGGATTACCAATCAGGATGGAAGGATGACTTCCAGCTCAACAGCAGCCTCCGCAGGAAGTTCAGG actGAGAAGAAAGTTCTGGCTGAGCAAGAGGAGAAGGACAATGCAGTGAGGATGAGGACCAACCTGTCCATCCCACTGCTgccagagaaggaggaggacaagAAACTTGCAGCGCTGCTCACTTACCAGGCACCTGACT ccTATGAGGACAAGCAGCACAGCAAAAGGAAAGAGATCTCCTCTCGTTCGTGGTTCAGTTCCCCCTCAGCTACACCAGGAGGTGCTGCAGGCAGTCTGCTCCTTAAACTGGGCCAGCAGGGGAAAGAAGCAGCAGTAGCCAAAGCCCTCGGCTCCTCACACAGCCAGCTTATCCGTAAACACACAGCAGTGCTGGGAATCAAACCTAAACCCAGTGCCACTGTCACCCACAGACACTCAGACCCTGACGATGGCACATTAGACGGACAGATTTCAAAGGTCTCTCAGACAACGGAAGGAATTAACATTGTTGTTAGACCAACTCAAGTGGTCCAGGAAACAGCAGAGACAAATGGCCGTGTTACAAGCACAGAGGAGAAGGATCAAGGACTGAAGGAGCAGGACAGAGCAGTTACATCCTTAGTGGTCGAGTACAGTGACTCAGATTCAGACTCTGGACAATAA